From the genome of Candidatus Ancaeobacter aquaticus, one region includes:
- the rph gene encoding ribonuclease PH gives MGRCDGRKNNQLRSVKITKNYLKQADGSCLIEMGNTRIICAASIDEGVPRWLKNSGQEKGWITAEYSMLPASTGSRMQRESSRGKVSGRTQEIQRLVGRSLRAICDLKKLGARTVWIDCDVLEADGGTRTASITGGFVALTLALQKLIKKEIITELPFISGIAAVSVGIVDGKPMLDLCYEEDSSADVDMNVVMTSTGKFVEIQGTAESDPFSDEELDKLLVLSRKGIKELFAIQNKLV, from the coding sequence ATGGGACGATGTGATGGAAGAAAAAATAATCAACTGCGATCGGTAAAGATAACAAAAAACTATTTAAAACAAGCTGATGGATCCTGCCTTATTGAAATGGGAAATACGCGTATTATCTGCGCCGCATCAATTGATGAAGGTGTTCCGCGTTGGTTGAAAAATAGCGGACAGGAAAAAGGCTGGATAACCGCTGAATACTCCATGCTTCCCGCATCGACAGGATCTCGTATGCAGAGAGAGTCTTCGCGCGGAAAGGTAAGTGGTCGTACACAGGAAATCCAACGGTTAGTTGGAAGATCACTAAGGGCGATATGTGACCTTAAAAAACTGGGTGCAAGAACAGTGTGGATTGATTGTGATGTTTTAGAAGCTGATGGTGGTACGCGTACAGCTTCAATAACCGGCGGTTTTGTTGCTCTAACGCTTGCGTTACAGAAACTCATTAAGAAAGAAATCATTACTGAGTTGCCTTTTATTTCTGGGATAGCTGCTGTGAGCGTTGGTATTGTTGACGGTAAACCGATGCTTGATCTCTGTTACGAGGAAGATTCTTCAGCTGATGTTGATATGAATGTTGTTATGACGAGTACGGGAAAGTTTGTTGAAATACAAGGGACTGCTGAAAGTGACCCTTTCAGTGATGAAGAGTTAGATAAGCTCCTTGTCCTTTCACGTAAAGGTATTAAGGAACTGTTTGCAATTCAAAATAAACTAGTCTAG
- a CDS encoding XTP/dITP diphosphatase: protein MSEIVFATRNTGKKREFALLMKEFDLTISSLDHFNDVPNVVEDGATFKENAEKKALEIAKFTNKLTVADDSGLEVWALENKPGVYSSRFAGDAATDKDNNKKLLEVMKNIPLARRGASFRCAISIATPEGVVGTVEGSCDGVIGFEEKGFNGFGYDPLFIRNDYGKTFAELEDSIKNRISHRARAFEKAKMIFERILG from the coding sequence ATGAGTGAAATTGTTTTTGCAACAAGGAATACAGGTAAAAAGAGAGAATTTGCGTTACTGATGAAGGAGTTTGACCTTACCATCTCCTCGTTAGATCATTTTAATGATGTGCCGAATGTAGTTGAAGATGGGGCAACGTTTAAAGAAAATGCTGAGAAAAAAGCATTGGAAATCGCGAAGTTTACCAATAAATTGACTGTTGCAGATGATTCAGGTCTTGAGGTGTGGGCGTTAGAGAATAAACCTGGAGTGTATTCTAGCCGTTTTGCGGGTGACGCCGCAACGGATAAAGATAATAATAAAAAGCTTCTTGAAGTTATGAAGAATATTCCTCTAGCACGAAGAGGAGCTTCTTTTAGGTGTGCTATATCTATCGCAACACCTGAAGGTGTTGTTGGTACTGTAGAGGGATCATGTGATGGAGTGATCGGTTTTGAGGAAAAAGGGTTTAATGGATTTGGGTACGATCCTCTTTTTATCCGTAACGATTATGGGAAAACTTTTGCTGAGTTAGAGGATTCGATAAAAAATCGTATAAGTCATAGAGCACGTGCATTTGAAAAAGCTAAAATGATTTTCGAAAGAATACTTGGATGA
- a CDS encoding DUF3536 domain-containing protein — MTNKFICIHGHFYQPPRENPWLEEVEMQDTAFPYHDWNERISAECYAPNAASRILDNDGRIIHIVNNYKKISFDFGPTLLSWLEKHEPEVYKSVLDADKEGQKRFSGHGPALAQCYNHMIMPLANARDKRTQILWGIKDFEYRFKRKPEGMWLPETAVDLESLDIMAENGITFTVLAPRQAGRIQKIGSGKWDDVTEETIDSRRPYTCKLPSGKSIAIFFYEGPIAQDIAFGNLLDKGEDFAKRMMSPFQEDSKSPQLAHVAIDGETFGHHHRHGDMALAYCLYYLEKNNLAKITIYGEYLEHNKPEYEVEIIGDSSWSCEHGVERWRNDCGCNSGKHSSWNQKWRAPLRGAMDWLSDTLNQLYDDAMGKLVSDPWKIRDEYIDIILDRSPNKIDQFLARFERVEISKEKKIRALNLLEMERHLMLMYTSCGWFADETSGIETVQVMQYASRAMQLAREIGDLSLEDAYINLLERVPSNISEFKTGAKIYEMFIKPYVVDFLRLGAHYAISSLFTKYPSVSKIYCFTAEAEVCDKSEVGKQKIAVGKVKMRSEINLEEALISFAVLHLGDHNIIGGVRMFRGDESFNEMHREIRDAFSRSDISDVMRLIDKHFGSHSYSLWHLFKDEQSKILKQIFSAALFDMEASFRNIKENHYPVMQTMRELRIPFPKVFTSIVEYILNADIHRLLEKEKFDTNMLGRLVEEAKRWGVKINKEELSFIVSQKVNMLIHELVSSPHDLSLLEQLQSTLSFLDFFPLDLNLWKSQNRLFSIARKYYNEMRLQDEEGDLNAKEWLEYFNTIGKYMRVKTI; from the coding sequence ATGACCAATAAATTCATATGTATTCACGGACATTTTTATCAACCGCCACGGGAAAACCCATGGCTTGAGGAAGTTGAAATGCAGGATACTGCATTTCCTTATCATGATTGGAATGAGCGAATCAGTGCTGAATGTTATGCGCCGAATGCCGCCTCGCGTATTCTTGATAATGATGGCCGTATAATTCATATTGTTAACAATTATAAAAAGATCAGTTTTGATTTCGGACCGACCTTGCTTTCCTGGTTAGAAAAACATGAACCGGAAGTATACAAGTCAGTTTTGGACGCCGATAAAGAAGGACAAAAACGTTTTTCGGGACATGGTCCTGCACTTGCGCAATGTTATAACCACATGATTATGCCGCTTGCAAACGCACGCGATAAACGCACGCAAATTTTATGGGGTATCAAGGACTTTGAATATAGGTTTAAACGGAAACCTGAAGGGATGTGGCTTCCTGAGACTGCGGTTGACCTTGAATCTCTCGATATTATGGCTGAGAACGGTATCACTTTTACCGTTTTAGCTCCTCGTCAGGCTGGACGCATTCAAAAGATCGGGAGCGGTAAGTGGGATGATGTTACTGAAGAGACTATTGATTCCAGAAGACCGTATACCTGTAAACTCCCGTCAGGAAAATCAATTGCGATATTTTTCTATGAAGGTCCTATTGCCCAGGACATTGCATTCGGCAATCTGCTTGATAAGGGGGAGGATTTTGCTAAACGAATGATGAGTCCGTTTCAAGAAGACTCTAAAAGTCCGCAGCTTGCTCATGTCGCGATAGACGGAGAAACATTTGGTCATCATCACAGGCATGGTGATATGGCGTTGGCATATTGTTTGTATTACTTAGAAAAAAATAATCTCGCTAAGATAACGATCTATGGTGAATATCTTGAACACAATAAGCCGGAATACGAAGTTGAGATAATTGGGGACTCATCGTGGAGTTGTGAGCACGGTGTCGAAAGATGGCGCAATGATTGCGGTTGTAACTCTGGAAAACATTCCTCGTGGAATCAAAAATGGCGTGCACCGCTTCGTGGTGCAATGGATTGGCTCAGTGATACGTTAAATCAATTGTATGATGATGCGATGGGGAAACTGGTGAGTGACCCATGGAAAATACGCGATGAATACATAGACATTATTCTTGACCGTTCACCAAATAAAATTGACCAATTCCTTGCACGATTTGAACGCGTCGAAATATCAAAGGAAAAGAAAATAAGGGCATTAAATCTCCTTGAGATGGAACGACATTTAATGCTTATGTATACGAGTTGCGGCTGGTTTGCTGATGAAACTTCCGGTATTGAAACTGTACAAGTTATGCAATATGCTTCTCGTGCAATGCAGCTTGCGCGTGAAATCGGCGATCTATCGCTTGAAGATGCGTATATTAACCTTTTGGAACGTGTGCCGAGCAATATCAGTGAATTTAAAACCGGCGCAAAGATATATGAAATGTTTATAAAACCGTACGTAGTCGATTTCTTGCGACTTGGCGCCCATTATGCAATATCATCACTTTTTACCAAGTACCCTTCAGTGTCAAAAATATATTGTTTTACTGCTGAGGCCGAAGTGTGCGATAAGTCTGAAGTCGGGAAACAAAAGATAGCCGTTGGCAAAGTAAAAATGCGTTCGGAGATCAACCTTGAAGAAGCGTTAATCAGTTTTGCGGTACTGCATCTTGGAGATCATAATATCATTGGCGGTGTCAGAATGTTTCGCGGCGATGAATCTTTCAATGAAATGCATAGGGAGATAAGAGACGCATTTTCAAGAAGTGATATTTCAGATGTAATGCGGTTGATAGACAAACATTTTGGATCGCATAGTTATTCTCTGTGGCATCTCTTTAAAGATGAGCAAAGCAAGATCCTAAAACAAATATTCAGTGCGGCACTTTTTGATATGGAAGCGTCATTTAGAAATATTAAAGAAAACCATTATCCGGTTATGCAGACAATGAGAGAATTACGGATTCCGTTTCCTAAAGTGTTTACCTCTATCGTTGAATATATATTAAATGCTGATATACATCGTTTGCTTGAGAAAGAAAAATTCGACACCAATATGCTTGGCAGGCTTGTCGAAGAAGCGAAACGGTGGGGGGTAAAGATAAATAAAGAAGAACTCAGTTTTATCGTCAGTCAAAAAGTTAATATGCTGATTCATGAGCTTGTTTCAAGCCCGCATGATCTTAGTTTGCTTGAACAGCTCCAATCGACATTGTCTTTTCTTGATTTCTTCCCCTTAGATTTAAATTTATGGAAATCACAAAATAGGCTCTTTTCTATTGCGCGAAAATATTATAATGAAATGCGGTTGCAGGACGAAGAAGGTGATTTAAACGCAAAAGAATGGCTGGAATATTTTAACACTATTGGAAAATACATGAGGGTTAAAACAATATGA
- the treY gene encoding malto-oligosyltrehalose synthase, with the protein MMRVPESTYRLQFMPSYGFRKHLEIVSYLSDLGFSDVYASPIFKAKTGSTHGYDVTNPNQINPELGTPEDFAQLVKKVKELNMGWLQDIVPNHMAYDGENEMLMDVLENGKSSPYYTYFDIDWGHPYLSIRGRLLAPFLGKFYAECLRDGEIKMGYDQQGLCVRYYELKFPLKIESYAKVLLQEIKMLEESLGENNPVFIKFVGTIHLFKAPSHTSELQKRYSNIKYAKKMLWELYTSNEKIKKYIDYTIRTFNGKKGDFDSLELLDKLLSEQYYRLSFWKVANEEINYRRFFSINGLISLRVEDQEVFENTHALIFKLIKDGTFTGLRVDHIDGLYDPTAYVQKLKKKCDNTFVVVEKILDFDEALPSFWPIQGTSGYEFMNMVNELFCYHKNEKKSSSIYSKFIDADMQYERLVADKKRLIIGKHMAGNIDNIAHQMNKISSKDKYGIDITLYGLKRALVEFMAMFPVYRTYISVDEFSDADQHYIKEAARKATDSNPGLYYELKFIEKFFLFGLENNISDADRQNWARFVMNFQQFTGPLMAKGFEDTTLYIYNRLISLNEVGGDPGIFGVSEKSFHEFNSKRAARWPHSINATSTHDVKRGEDIRARINVLSEIPKEWEQAVKLWAENNKGKKITVKGRKVPDKNDEYFFYQTLVGSYPEAEDGLDDYIKRVKEYSIKAVREAKVHTAWLKPDNEYESAYISFIESVLKPSTDNQFLKHFLPFQQKVAHYGRLNSLSQTVLKMTTPGIPDFYQGTELWDLNFVDPDNRRSVDYKKRMGLLRDIQKKEKNKVSQLIQELLCAMCDGKVKQYVVYRALRARKELKDLFQKGSYMPLDVEGARKEHIVAFTRRHNDRWVIIIVPRFLVSLVNKGEIPLGNKIWKDTAINLNNMPGQWHNVFTDKAISIKDVLTVGEVLSEFPVAILVSK; encoded by the coding sequence ATGATGCGGGTTCCAGAATCAACTTATCGTTTGCAGTTTATGCCATCATACGGATTCCGCAAACATCTGGAGATAGTTTCTTATCTTTCTGATCTTGGGTTCTCAGACGTGTATGCTTCACCCATTTTTAAGGCAAAGACAGGGAGTACGCACGGATATGATGTTACTAATCCCAATCAGATAAATCCGGAGCTCGGTACGCCGGAAGACTTTGCCCAGCTTGTAAAGAAAGTCAAAGAGTTGAACATGGGCTGGCTCCAGGATATTGTTCCTAACCACATGGCTTATGACGGTGAAAATGAGATGCTGATGGATGTTCTGGAAAACGGAAAATCATCACCGTATTATACGTATTTTGATATTGATTGGGGGCATCCCTACCTCAGTATTCGCGGAAGATTATTAGCGCCTTTTTTGGGTAAGTTTTATGCTGAATGTTTACGTGATGGCGAAATAAAAATGGGGTATGACCAGCAGGGACTTTGCGTAAGATACTATGAACTCAAATTTCCTCTTAAGATCGAGTCTTACGCAAAAGTTCTTTTACAAGAGATCAAAATGCTTGAAGAGAGCTTGGGTGAAAATAATCCTGTCTTTATTAAATTTGTTGGAACGATACATCTTTTTAAAGCTCCTTCGCATACCAGTGAACTCCAAAAGCGGTATAGTAATATTAAGTATGCTAAAAAGATGTTATGGGAACTCTATACCAGTAATGAAAAGATAAAGAAATATATAGATTATACCATCAGGACATTTAATGGAAAAAAAGGCGATTTTGATAGTTTGGAGCTCTTAGATAAGCTTCTTTCAGAGCAGTACTATAGGCTCTCGTTTTGGAAGGTGGCAAATGAAGAAATAAATTATCGACGGTTTTTTAGTATTAATGGTCTTATTTCGCTACGTGTTGAAGATCAGGAAGTATTCGAAAATACGCATGCTTTAATCTTTAAATTAATTAAAGATGGTACCTTTACCGGGTTACGTGTAGATCATATAGATGGATTGTATGATCCTACAGCGTATGTGCAAAAGTTAAAAAAGAAATGCGATAACACATTTGTGGTCGTTGAAAAGATACTCGATTTTGATGAGGCACTTCCTTCGTTTTGGCCGATACAGGGGACATCAGGATACGAGTTTATGAATATGGTAAATGAGCTTTTCTGTTACCATAAAAATGAGAAAAAATCTTCATCCATTTATTCAAAATTTATTGATGCGGACATGCAGTATGAAAGACTTGTTGCCGATAAGAAAAGGCTTATTATTGGTAAACATATGGCTGGAAATATCGATAATATTGCGCATCAGATGAACAAGATATCAAGTAAAGATAAATACGGTATAGATATAACATTATATGGTTTAAAACGTGCGCTAGTGGAATTTATGGCAATGTTTCCAGTGTATAGAACATATATCAGTGTTGATGAATTTAGTGACGCTGATCAGCACTACATTAAAGAAGCTGCCCGGAAAGCGACTGATTCTAATCCCGGCTTATATTATGAACTTAAGTTTATTGAAAAATTCTTTTTGTTTGGCTTAGAAAATAATATTAGCGATGCTGACCGCCAGAATTGGGCGCGATTTGTTATGAACTTTCAGCAATTTACCGGCCCTTTAATGGCAAAAGGTTTTGAAGATACTACGCTCTATATTTATAACCGCTTAATATCCTTAAATGAGGTTGGCGGTGACCCGGGAATATTTGGTGTATCAGAAAAAAGTTTCCACGAGTTTAATAGTAAAAGAGCTGCTAGGTGGCCGCACTCGATCAATGCGACTTCTACTCATGATGTAAAGAGAGGAGAAGACATAAGGGCGCGGATTAATGTTCTTTCAGAAATACCGAAGGAATGGGAACAAGCTGTTAAGTTGTGGGCTGAAAACAATAAAGGAAAGAAGATTACTGTTAAGGGAAGGAAAGTTCCTGACAAGAATGATGAATATTTCTTCTATCAAACTTTGGTTGGATCGTATCCCGAAGCTGAAGATGGCTTAGACGATTATATTAAGAGGGTTAAAGAGTATAGCATTAAGGCTGTTCGAGAAGCAAAAGTGCATACGGCGTGGTTAAAACCTGATAATGAATATGAAAGTGCATATATATCTTTTATTGAATCCGTTCTGAAGCCGTCTACAGATAATCAGTTTTTAAAGCATTTTCTTCCATTCCAGCAAAAAGTTGCCCATTACGGCAGGTTGAATTCACTTTCTCAGACGGTGCTTAAGATGACAACACCAGGTATACCTGATTTTTATCAGGGGACGGAATTGTGGGATCTTAATTTTGTTGACCCTGATAACAGACGTTCCGTTGATTACAAGAAAAGAATGGGGCTTCTGCGTGATATCCAGAAAAAAGAAAAAAATAAAGTATCTCAACTAATTCAAGAACTGCTTTGTGCGATGTGTGATGGGAAAGTTAAACAGTATGTCGTTTATCGAGCATTGCGTGCGCGTAAAGAACTGAAAGATTTATTTCAAAAAGGTTCGTATATGCCGCTTGATGTTGAAGGAGCGCGTAAAGAACATATTGTTGCGTTTACGCGCAGACATAATGATCGGTGGGTGATCATTATTGTGCCACGATTTTTGGTCTCACTGGTCAATAAAGGAGAAATACCGCTTGGAAATAAAATATGGAAAGATACAGCAATTAATCTTAATAACATGCCCGGTCAGTGGCATAATGTATTTACCGATAAAGCGATATCGATAAAAGATGTACTGACAGTGGGTGAGGTTTTAAGCGAATTTCCCGTGGCTATTTTGGTTTCAAAATAA
- a CDS encoding adenylate/guanylate cyclase domain-containing protein, protein MKRSYVRLFLMFLLTVILSVHMYINMDFFVENPFTRSYSFQSPALVAVDPEDNIYLVDDGLRRILKMDPEGIVSHVITGGSRKEKEFYRADDITTDIEGNLYVLNSVENLQDGYVEKQQVVRYLPNGKYDQVVMEFDRSRDERLRRDLFIASNISVRGNALYYFLLRKNTGTLYFKYDLQERIPRKIFTIGSLNKLIRFAQNKNQEIFLTKLDGKVYKTNMHGELAVIPLPYPEETLSMPWDVSCTKEGDVYISDIAQGTVIGVDKSGKEKIVYPRYQQSGKTKACEQFLFKSITVRSDGVIVAINEIDSALYFVSSEGKLKTKLTCGYCNSWDRLYGLLLWIEFAFFLVLIIYIPWFLYARILKRKISLILKQLFIFIPALVVSVCFVTFKIYDAIYNQYVHDLYNTMAGFAQVAATKFDPEAVARINNPSNYQDADYKKVLSTMHVLLNDNKDPWNALAYSRIIRLKDNMPYVCVDWSGFSGSYYPFVKARPMHMKALQDGTISYGRYSDIDTELYSAVAPIYNKEGKIVGIYEYMFNADIVDEVTIDFASNLVRGIFIVILFFSLIIAVLTFFLLSSISKLKRAVNRMAKGEFDTTVSINTRDEVEDLGRGFNIMSRYIQNYIEKIVNLNKAYVKFVPQEFLQFLQKDSIVNMKLGDQVQKEMTILFADIRSFTSLSEKMTPEENFNFLNSYLHRIGPAVRDKHGFIDKYIGDAIMALFPNKADDAIEAAIEIKERLAKYNAERAKHGYDPINNGIGIHTGNMIMGIIGEEERIEGTVISDSVNLASRLEGLTKMYGAGILISGKTMMKLIDPSKYHYRYLDRVTVRGKKIPVSIFEIYNGESLEIIELKDKTREDFENGVKLYYNKKLHEAREVFRKVYSANAKDFSAELYVRRCDNLIKYGIPDDWDGIEVLGVKEK, encoded by the coding sequence ATGAAAAGATCATATGTACGCCTATTTTTAATGTTTCTCCTCACGGTAATTCTTTCGGTCCATATGTATATTAATATGGATTTCTTTGTTGAAAATCCTTTTACCAGATCGTATTCATTTCAATCACCGGCTTTGGTGGCTGTAGACCCTGAAGATAATATTTACCTTGTTGATGATGGTCTTAGACGCATACTCAAAATGGATCCGGAGGGGATTGTTTCCCATGTTATAACAGGGGGATCACGTAAAGAGAAAGAATTTTATCGTGCCGACGATATTACTACTGATATAGAGGGGAATCTCTACGTATTAAATTCAGTCGAGAATTTGCAGGATGGCTATGTTGAGAAACAACAGGTTGTGCGATATTTGCCGAACGGGAAATACGACCAGGTAGTGATGGAGTTTGATAGATCAAGGGACGAACGTCTTCGGCGTGATCTCTTTATCGCCAGCAATATATCTGTACGCGGCAATGCATTGTATTATTTTTTATTGCGAAAAAATACGGGGACGCTTTATTTTAAATATGATCTTCAAGAAAGAATTCCCAGGAAAATATTCACTATCGGATCTCTTAATAAATTAATTCGGTTTGCCCAGAACAAGAACCAAGAGATATTCCTTACCAAACTTGACGGTAAAGTGTATAAAACGAATATGCACGGGGAGTTAGCGGTTATTCCTCTTCCATACCCTGAAGAGACGCTATCAATGCCGTGGGATGTTTCATGCACTAAAGAAGGGGATGTATACATATCTGACATTGCCCAGGGAACTGTTATCGGTGTTGACAAGAGTGGAAAAGAGAAAATTGTTTATCCCCGATATCAACAAAGCGGAAAAACAAAAGCCTGTGAACAATTTCTTTTTAAATCTATAACTGTGCGAAGTGATGGGGTAATTGTTGCGATAAATGAAATTGATAGTGCGCTCTATTTTGTAAGTTCTGAAGGAAAGTTGAAAACAAAACTGACCTGTGGGTATTGTAACTCATGGGATAGATTATACGGTTTATTATTATGGATAGAGTTCGCATTTTTTCTTGTGCTCATTATATATATCCCTTGGTTTCTCTACGCACGTATTTTAAAACGCAAAATATCCCTTATTTTAAAACAGCTTTTTATTTTTATTCCCGCGCTGGTTGTTTCCGTATGTTTCGTGACATTTAAGATATATGATGCGATCTATAACCAGTATGTACATGACCTCTACAATACTATGGCGGGCTTCGCGCAAGTGGCGGCAACAAAGTTTGATCCTGAGGCAGTTGCTCGGATTAATAACCCCAGTAATTATCAAGATGCCGATTACAAAAAAGTTCTCTCTACGATGCATGTGTTACTCAATGATAATAAGGATCCTTGGAACGCCCTTGCATACTCAAGAATTATTAGGCTTAAAGATAATATGCCTTATGTGTGTGTTGACTGGTCGGGTTTTAGCGGTTCCTATTATCCGTTTGTAAAAGCCCGTCCTATGCACATGAAAGCGCTTCAAGACGGCACTATATCGTATGGAAGATATTCAGATATTGATACTGAGCTCTACAGCGCTGTAGCCCCTATATATAATAAGGAAGGGAAAATAGTCGGCATATACGAATATATGTTTAATGCAGACATTGTCGATGAGGTTACTATTGATTTTGCTTCTAATCTTGTACGCGGTATTTTTATCGTAATTCTATTCTTTTCGCTCATTATTGCGGTGCTGACATTTTTCCTGCTTTCATCTATCAGTAAGCTCAAACGTGCAGTTAACCGTATGGCTAAGGGTGAGTTTGACACTACGGTATCTATTAATACGAGAGATGAGGTAGAAGATCTTGGCCGCGGGTTTAATATTATGAGCCGGTATATACAGAATTATATTGAGAAGATTGTTAATCTGAATAAAGCGTACGTAAAGTTTGTGCCGCAGGAATTTTTACAGTTTTTACAAAAGGATAGTATTGTCAATATGAAGCTTGGGGATCAGGTTCAAAAAGAAATGACAATTCTTTTTGCTGATATACGTTCATTTACATCTCTTTCAGAAAAGATGACCCCGGAAGAGAATTTTAATTTTTTGAATTCGTATTTACATAGAATTGGGCCAGCGGTACGCGACAAGCATGGTTTTATTGATAAATATATCGGGGATGCCATCATGGCGCTCTTTCCAAATAAGGCTGATGATGCGATAGAGGCGGCCATTGAGATAAAAGAGAGGCTTGCCAAGTATAATGCTGAGCGGGCAAAACATGGATATGATCCCATAAATAATGGTATTGGTATTCATACCGGAAATATGATAATGGGTATTATCGGTGAAGAGGAAAGAATTGAAGGAACGGTCATATCAGACAGTGTTAATCTTGCATCACGCTTAGAAGGGCTTACAAAGATGTACGGTGCAGGAATACTTATTAGCGGTAAGACTATGATGAAATTAATTGATCCGTCTAAGTATCATTATCGATATCTTGATAGAGTGACTGTGCGCGGCAAGAAAATACCTGTATCAATATTTGAAATATATAACGGTGAGTCTTTAGAGATTATTGAATTGAAGGACAAAACGAGAGAAGATTTTGAAAACGGAGTAAAGTTGTATTACAACAAAAAGTTACACGAAGCTCGCGAGGTGTTCAGGAAAGTGTATAGTGCAAATGCTAAAGATTTTTCCGCGGAGCTTTATGTTAGACGATGTGATAATTTAATTAAATATGGGATCCCAGATGATTGGGATGGAATAGAAGTATTAGGAGTTAAAGAAAAATAG
- a CDS encoding SemiSWEET transporter → MDIIKITGLAAGILTTVSFLPQMIKVHRTKHTKDLSLYMYFIFSLGVTLWFVYGIMLKEYPIVIANFVALFFALYILCMKIKYK, encoded by the coding sequence ATGGATATAATAAAAATTACAGGTCTTGCAGCCGGAATACTCACTACCGTATCATTTCTTCCACAGATGATTAAAGTACATAGAACAAAACACACAAAAGATTTATCTCTCTACATGTATTTTATATTTTCTCTTGGTGTAACATTATGGTTTGTCTACGGCATTATGCTTAAGGAATACCCCATCGTTATTGCTAACTTTGTTGCATTGTTCTTTGCCCTGTATATATTATGCATGAAAATCAAGTACAAGTAG
- a CDS encoding CvpA family protein yields the protein MSFNWVDLLIVLIVVRGIYIGIKTGLSYEFYRFLALILAYYSALVFHSDGARFIMSHTLIKEKWAHLVAFIGIATIVFLVVIIVLKVLHKIMRIEFAPGINGIGGGIIGGLRSFFIVSLVLLAIFFVPCRYIKKQIYDDSYLGNYAIKYTPRVFSYVSKNISITKLIKRSVRVQNIRDRKIKKKDTYKEPTVRKEKKPDEVIRSTATIETKSDSSPKNEEATVYSDDIPFIVGEDIEEYPGE from the coding sequence ATGAGTTTTAACTGGGTTGATCTATTGATCGTGCTTATTGTGGTACGCGGTATATATATTGGGATAAAGACAGGTTTGTCGTACGAGTTTTACCGGTTCCTAGCACTTATACTTGCGTATTATAGTGCACTTGTTTTTCACTCTGACGGTGCTCGTTTTATTATGTCGCACACACTTATAAAAGAAAAATGGGCGCATTTGGTTGCTTTTATCGGTATTGCAACGATTGTGTTCCTTGTGGTCATCATAGTTCTTAAAGTGCTTCATAAGATAATGCGCATTGAGTTTGCTCCAGGGATAAATGGTATTGGCGGGGGGATTATCGGCGGGTTGCGGTCATTTTTTATTGTCTCACTCGTGCTTCTGGCAATATTTTTTGTGCCGTGCAGATACATAAAAAAACAAATATATGATGATTCATATTTGGGCAATTATGCTATTAAATATACGCCGCGGGTGTTTAGTTATGTTTCAAAAAATATTTCAATTACGAAATTGATAAAACGTTCGGTAAGGGTTCAAAACATTCGTGATAGAAAAATAAAGAAAAAGGACACGTATAAGGAACCCACGGTGCGTAAAGAGAAAAAACCGGATGAAGTCATAAGGAGTACTGCCACGATAGAGACTAAAAGCGATAGTAGTCCGAAGAATGAAGAAGCGACTGTCTATAGTGATGACATTCCATTTATAGTTGGTGAAGATATTGAAGAGTATCCTGGTGAATAA